In a single window of the Heliangelus exortis chromosome 1, bHelExo1.hap1, whole genome shotgun sequence genome:
- the CDC42EP1 gene encoding cdc42 effector protein 1 translates to MSLGKLPMLSWVSGSHGKRRLKSELTPDMISPPLGDFRHTMHVGRGGDVFGDTSFLSNHGGNDTTKANNFFARTLRHVRRTPLRSRGSEGQAGASPAPPDISPIIKNAISLPQLNEVTYDGGSGRGLTSKFSFKSASNSFSKTHQAYGLESGFCTIPRVPRLEKSQESAFPREAELKRSDSVLSDSLLSFRLDLGPSLMSELLQVMNFSETNGSEVGEDDPDLPCDERNKDGVPSALGASYGEDKAMSSFWTEQSSPSGASSLPGLSVRANGEAHAIEGAGEDLAWTSGLGATPRKTPWQGHRNDCTIEAGEFDRAAQVLARHYGGTSTPRSLENGERVLQAWTPTVWESPSSSSWRSQVTGESHSPEASWNQGEEEDGDRTSLQEGYTGAWVGRSNSFEYADEEDDDEVKV, encoded by the exons ATGAGCTTGGGGAAGCTGCCAATGCTGAGCTGGGTGTCAGGCTCCCATGGCAAGAGGCGGCTGAAGTCAGAGCTGACACCAGACATGATCAGCCCACCTCTGGGGGACTTTCGGCACACCATGCACGTGGGGCGCGGAGGGGACGTCTTTGGGGACACATCCTTCCTCAGCAACCACGGTGGGAATGACACAACCAAAGCCAACAACTTCTTTGCCCGGACGCTGCGTCACGTCCGCCGGACGCCCCTGAGGAGCCGGGGCAGTGAGGGCCAAGCAGGGGCATCGCCTGCCCCCCCGGACATCTCTCCCATCATCAAGAATGCCATCTCACTGCCACAGCTCAACGAGGTGACATACGATGGAGGAAGTGGACGGGGCTTGACCAGCAAGTTCTCCTTCAAAAGTGCCTCCAACAGCTTTTCCAAGACACACCAGGCCTACG GGCTGGAGTCTGGGTTTTGCACCATCCCTCGTGTCCCTCGCTTGGAAAAGTCCCAAGAGAGTGCattccccagggaagcagagctgaagcGCTCTGACTCCGTGCTCTCCGACTCCCTGCTCTCCTTCCGCCTGGACCTGGGTCCTTCCCTGATGAGCGAGCTCCTCCAGGTGATGAACTTCTCCGAAACCAATGGGAGCGAGGTGGGGGAGGATGACCCTGATCTCCCATGTGATGAGAGGAACAAGGACGGGGTCCCTTCAGCATTGGGTGCTTCCTATGGAGAGGACAAGGCAATGTCCAGCTTCtggacagagcagagcagcccgTCGGGGGCCAGCTCACTGCCGGGACTGTCAGTCCGTGCCAACGGAGAGGCACACGCCATCGAGGGCGCTGGAGAGGACCTTGCCTGGACATCAGGGCTGGGGGCAACACCCAGAAAAACCCCGTGGCAGGGGCACCGGAACGACTGTACCATCGAGGCAGGAGAGTTTGATCGGGCAGCCCAGGTCCTGGCCCGCCATTATGGTGGGACCAGCACTCCCCGGAGCTTAGAGAACGGTGAGCGTGTCCTGCAAGCCTGGACGCCGACTGTGTGggagagccccagcagcagctcgTGGAGGTCACAAGTGACAGGGGAGAGCCATTCCCCTGAGGCCAGCTGGAAccaaggagaggaggaggatggagaccGCACCAGCCTGCAGGAGGGGTACACTGGTGCCTGGGTGGGACGCAGCAATTCCTTCGAGTACGCTgatgaggaggatgatgatgaaGTCAAGGTGTGA
- the LGALS2 gene encoding galectin-2 — translation MGVKFEILNLHMKTGDCLKIKGKISDDADDFSINLGNSPSDLALHFNPRFNESAIVCNSLCSKVWEAEHRDHLRFSKGSTIKIAIEMKPDKFEVKLPDGHEVEFPNRHCYNKINYMSIKGEFRVTSFKLDAAS, via the exons ATGGGT GTAAAATTTGAAATCCTCAACCTGCATATGAAGACTGGAGACTGCCTGAAGATCAAGGGCAAGATATCTGATGATGCTGATGA CTTCAGCATCAACCTTGGCAACAGCCCTTCAGATCTGGCACTTCACTTCAATCCCCGCTTCAATGAGTCTGCAATTGTCTGCAACTCCCTGTGCTCCAAAGTCTGGGAGGCAGAGCATCGTGATCACCTCAGGTTCTCCAAGGGCTCCACTATCAAG ATTGCCATTGAAATGAAGCCAGACAAATTTGAAGTGAAACTGCCGGATGGGCATGAAGTGGAATTCCCCAACCGGCACTGCTATAACAAAATCAACTACATGAGCATCAAGGGGGAATTCAGGGTCACCTCTTTCAAACTGGATGCTGCTTCTTAG